From one Bacteroidota bacterium genomic stretch:
- a CDS encoding 6-carboxytetrahydropterin synthase, with protein sequence MSKIRITKEFRFEASHILKGYDGLCKNIHGHSYLLLVTVSGYPEKDTSSSKLGMVMDFGDLKDIIKEIIVDKFDHSLVVNDDTDESVKEAMKKSTGRIIFTPFQPSCENMVIYFAKIIMEKLPEKVSLCCIKLYETPTSYAEWLAEDN encoded by the coding sequence ATGAGCAAAATTAGGATTACAAAGGAATTTCGCTTTGAAGCATCACACATTTTAAAAGGATATGACGGATTGTGTAAAAACATACATGGTCATTCCTATTTGCTATTAGTAACTGTAAGTGGCTATCCAGAAAAAGATACTTCAAGTTCAAAACTTGGAATGGTAATGGATTTTGGTGATTTAAAAGATATTATTAAAGAAATTATTGTTGACAAATTTGATCATTCTCTTGTAGTAAATGATGATACTGACGAAAGTGTAAAGGAAGCAATGAAAAAATCAACGGGAAGGATTATTTTCACACCCTTTCAACCAAGTTGTGAAAATATGGTAATTTATTTTGCTAAAATAATTATGGAGAAACTTCCTGAAAAAGTATCACTTTGCTGTATCAAACTCTATGAAACTCCAACTTCTTATGCTGAATGGCTTGCTGAAGATAATTAA